The segment tctcctcactgtacctcgctctcgcctgtcccgccatcgacccccggcccacgtcatcccccgggcctggaatgccctccctctgcccatccgccaagctagctctcttcctcccttcaaggccctgctgagagctcacctcctccaggaggccttcccagactgagccccttctttcctctccccctcgtccccctctccatccccccgtcttacctccttcccttccccacagcacctgtatatatgtatatatggttgtacatatttattattctatttatttatttatttatttattttacttgtacatttctatcctacttattttattttgttggtatgtttggttctgttctctgtctcccccttttagactgtgagcccactgttgggtagggactgtctctatgtgatgccaatttgtacttcccaagcgcttagtacagtgctctgcacatagtaagcgctcaataaatacgattgattgattgattgattgattgggcctcagttacctcgtccgtaataCGGGGTAAAGCAGGTTTGTAGACACGCACAAGATCGACGGCATTTTTGAAGCGCTCACTAGGTACCAAACCCTGCGATAGGTACAAAGTAGtaggatcggacacagtccctgccccggacgggattcacagtcttcaaaaTGGGAAGGAACCTGGTATTTTATCCCTTTTTTCcatatgaggaaatggaagcgcatgaaaatgaagtggcttgcccaaggtcgttcaccgggcaaatggcagagacaagagtagaacccaggtctcctgactctaaattctgagctctttccactaggccaataaatactctatttatttatttagtttcattgtacgtatctattctatttattttgttaacacgttttgttctgttctctgtctcccccttctagactgtgagccgctgttgggtagggaccgtctctagatgttgccgacttggacttcccaagcgcttagtccagtgctctgcacacagtaagcgctcaataaatatgattgaatgaatgaatgaatatgtgggacggggactgtgtccaacctgactaccctagaatagtgctcggcacatagtaagcgcttaacaagtaccattattactattattattattattaggtagagaCAGGCgcggagagacagaaacagaggcagagatgaacagacaggagaagcagcatggtttagtggctagaacatgtgctagggagacagaagggcatgggttctaattctgattctgccacgtgtctgctgtgtgaccttgggcaagtcacttcgcttctctgggccttcactaCAAAGTctcttcagactgtgagttcgttgttgggtagggattgtctctatttgttgcctaattgtactttccaagcgcttagtacagtgctcggcacacagtaagcgctcaataaatatgactgaatgagtgaatgggcttcagttacctcacctgtaaaacggggattaataataatggcattttattgagtgcttactatgtgcaaagcactgttctaagcgccggggaggttacaaggtgatcaggttgtcccacgcggggctcacagtcttcatccccattttacagacggggaactgaagcccggagaggttaagtgacttgcccaaagtcacacaatttgtggagctgggatttgaacccacaacctctgattccaaagcccgggctctttctagtgAGCTACgtttgagccctatatgggacagggtctgtgtccaacctatcttgtatctaccccagtgcttggcacatagtaagtgcttaaccaatgccatttttattattgttactcaacGGAGACTGAGGGGAGTGGTTTGCCCCCCTGCTGTCCCCACCAGTTGGGCAAAAGGGGCCCAACTTTTTGCAgggtccccttcccccctccccactccggcAGCCCGGGGAGGggctgtggtcaatcaatcagtcaatcaatgaatcgtatttattgagcgcttactgcgtgcagagcactggacgaagcgcttgggaagtccaagttggcaacatctagagacggtccctacccaacagcgggttcacagtctagaagggggagacggagaacagaacaaaacatgttggcaaaatgaaataaatagaagagatatgtacaaggaaaataaataaatagagtaataagaaccCCGGGTCGGGCCTCACCTGTCACGGTGAGGGGGGTTCCCACGGAGCTCTGCCGCTGGACCTCCCGCCCGTGGGCGAGGCGGCCGGAGATGTAACAGAAGTAGGTGGTTTGGTCCAGGGGCCGCAGGCCGGAGATCCGGATGGACGCGTTCCCGGCCTCCAGGTTCCCCACCAGGGTCACTCGGCCCTCGTAGTCCGGATCCGGGGTGGCGGGCGGGAAGGCCTGGAAGATGACTAGGCCGTTGAAGTGGTCCCGCCTCCAGTAGACCCTCACGTTGCTCAGGGGCCCAAGGCCCGGCGGGGGGACGAAGAGGCAGGAGATGATGACGGAGCCTCCCTCGGGGGCCGACAGGGCCTCCGGTTGCACGATCAGGAATCTCGGGGTGTCTTCTGTGGACAGACGGAGTCCCAGGTGGCGTCCCAGCTATCCCCTGGGAACGCAGCAGTGTGGGCTCGCTctcgctaagcgcttagtacagtgctctgcacgcagtaagtgctcagtcatcatcatcatcatcatcatcaattgtatttattgagcgcttactatgtgcagagcactgtactaagcacttgggaagtacaaattggcaacatctagagacagtccctacccaacagtgggctcacagtctaaaagggggagacagagaacaaaaccaaacgtactaacaaaataaaataaatagaatagatatgtacaagtaaaataaataaataaagagagtaataataataataataataatagagcaataaatacgatggagccccgacctgctgtgtgaccttgggccggtcacttcgcttccctgggccccagttccctcggctggaaaatggggatgaacacagtGAGCcgcgtgggggacagggactgtgtccaacctggaaagactgtatctaccccagtgcttagaacggcacttagcttctctgtgcctcagttccctcatctgtaaaatggggattaagactgtgagccccaagtgggacaacctgatcaccttgtaaactctcccagtgcttagaacagtgctttgcacatagtaagcgcttaataaatgccctcattattattattactaactaggaccataattgttattattattagcgacccccccgcccccctgcccagCGTTCCCCTGGAAGGGCAGGCCCTTGGAGGAATCGGGGAGGtgtgggggggcggcgggggtgacACTTACCCGCGAAAGTGATGTTGGCCCCTTCCTGGCTCCAGTAGGTGACCTCTTTGCCCTCGGTCACAACGTCGACACTGCAAAAGAACACGTCCTCGTCGCTCTTCCGCAGGCGTTGGATGTTGAAGGAACTGAACCCCCGCTGGAGGTCCTGCTCCATGGAGACCCGGCCCCGGTAATCCGAGTGGGTGAAGTTGGTTCTGGAGTTGAAGATGGACCATCGGGTCTCAGGAGTCCCCCGCCACCAGGAGAACCCCAGGATCCGCAGAGGGGGCCCCCCTTTCTGAGCGGAGATGGAACAGTGCAGGATCTCGGAGTCGCCCTCGGAGGTGACGATCCCCAAAGACTGCTTCACCAGGACGTTCTGGGCCTCCGCCAGGACTGCGGTGGGGAAACGTGGGAGTCACGGGCCTAGTCGGGCCTGGGGGCGGAGGGGATCGGACCCTGAAGAAGTTGGGGTCCAGTTCACTCGGAGCCCCGATTCTCAGAGAGGCTGCGATATGGGGGCAGAGCGGTCGGGAAAGGGCCGGCTGTGAGGTGGGACGAGGTCACCTCTAGGGCAGGGGcccgttccattcattcattaattcattcattcattcaattcattcaatggtatttattgagcgcttactgtgtgcagagcactggactaagagcttgggaagtccaagttggcaacacatagagatagtccctacccaacaatggactcacactctagaagggggagacagacaacaaaacatgtggacaggtgtcaagtcgtcagaacaaatagttaaagctctatgcacatcatgaacaaaatacatagaatggtaaatatgtacaagtaaaataaatagagcaataaatctgtacaaacatatatacaagtgctgtggggaggggaaggaggtaaggcgggggggatggggaggagaggaaaaagggggctcagtcattcattcattcaatcgtatttattgagcgcttactgtgtgcagagcactgcaccaagtgcttgggaagtacaacttggcaacacatagagacggtccctacccaacaacgggctcacagtcaagaagggggagacagacaacaaaacatgtggacaggtgtcaagtcatcagaacaaataattaaagctctatgcacatcatgaacaaaataaatagaatagtaaatgtgtacaagtaaaatagagcaataaatctgtacaaacatatatacaagtgctgtggggaggggaaggaggtaaagcgggggggggggatggggaggagaggaaaaagggggctcagtccttcattcattcaatcgcacttattgagtgcttactgtgtgcagagcactgtactaagcgcttgggaagtacaagttggcaacacatagagacagtccctacccaacaacaggctcacactctagaagggggagacagacaacaaaacatgtggacaggtgtcaagtcgtccgaacaaataattaaagctctatgcacatcatgaataataataataatgatggcattttttaagcgcttactatgtgcaaagcactgttctaagcgctggggaggttacagggtgatcagatcagatctttcagactgtgagcccactgttgggtagggactgtctctatatgttgccaacttgtacttcccaagcgcttagtccagtgctctgcacacagtaagcgctcaataaatacgattgatgatgatgatgaacaaaataaatagaatagtaaatatgtacaagtacaagttccGACCTGCTTATCTTTCAAGCGGTCCATCGGTGGTCATTATTTTTTATGAaatatgttaaacacttattatgtgccaggcacgatactaagtgctggggtagacacgagctgatcatctgcttcccccttctagactgtgagcctgttgttgggtaggggccgtctctctatgttgccgacttgtacttcccaagcgcttagtacagtgctctgcacacagtaagcgctcaataaatacgattgaatgaataatcagctcatccccagactgagccccctttttaaccaggctgagcccccttttttctctcctcctccccatccccctgccttccctccttctcctccccacagcacctgtatatatgtttgtacagatttattactctatttattttacttgtacatatttactattctatttattttcttaatgatgtgcatctagctttatttctatttattctgatgacttgacacccgtccacatgttttgttttgtggtccgtctcccccttctagactgcgagcccgttgtcgggtagggactgtctctatatgttgccaacttggacttcccaagcgcttagtacagtgctctgcacacagagaggcagcgtggctcagtggaaagagcctgagctttggagtcggaggttgtgggttcaaatcccggctccgccacttgtcagctgggtgactctgggcaagtcacttcacttctctgtgcctcagttccctcacctgtaaagtggggatcaatcaatcgatcaatcaatcaatcatatttattgagcacttactgtgtgcagagcactggactgagtgcttgggaagtccaagttggcaacatatagagacagtccctacccaccagtgggctcacagtctagaagggggagacagagaacaaaaccaaacagattaacaaaataaaataaatagaatagatatgtacaagtaaaataaataaataaatagagtaataaatatgaacatatatacataccttccccacagcacctgtatatatgtttgtacatatttattactctatttatttatttattttacttgtacatatctattctatttattatattttgttagtatgtttgttttgttctctgtctcccccttttaaactgtgagcccactgctgggtagggactgtctctatatgttaccaacttgtacttcccaagcgcttagtacagtgctctgcacacagtaagcgctcaataaatacgattgatgaggatgatgatgatatacaggtgctgtggggaagggaaggaggtaaggcgggggggacggagagggagaggaaggccgaGTGGGGGGTCTGCACCGCACAGGGGGGCTCCCCCGCAGTCGGACgggggacggaggagggaggtggggggggatgtacACTGTCGGAGGGCATCAGCCCACCCTCTGGtgccttctcttagagaagccgcgtggctcagtggcaagagcccgggcttgggagtcggagagtcatgggttctaatcccgactccgccgcttgtcagctgtgtgacttaggacaagacacttcccttctctgtgactcggtttcctcatctgtcaaatggggctgaagaccgtgaactccacatgggacaaccggatgaccttgtatctaccccagtgcttcgcacatagtaagcacttaacaaacattataattactaacaataataataataatcgacaCCATCCGCGCCCTCCAGGATCTGACCAACTAAAACAACAGAAGCAAACAGACATAATTGTACGTATGTAAAAGCTCCTAAGAATACATAAATGTTAcagggaggagcagggtggcctagtgagaagcagcgtggctcaatggctttggagtcagaggtcaggggttcaaatcccggctccgccaattgtcagctgggtgactttgggcgagtcacttcacttctctgggcttcagttccctcgtctggaaaatgggggtgaagactgtgagccccccgtgggacaacctgatcaccttgtaacctccccagcgcttagaacagtgctttgcacatagtaagcgcttaataaatgccatcattattattattagtggaaagaacccaggtctgggcatcagaggacctggattccagtcccagctctgtcactagccagctgtgcgaccttaagcaagtcagttacttcacctctctgggcctcagtggcactcaatcactttgccccctctgacctcacgttgctactctcctaccataGCCCAGGCCAcatactttggagtcagaagtcatgggttcaaaccccggctctgccaattgtcagctgggtgactttgggcaagtcacttaacttctctgtgcctcagttacctcatctgtaaaatggggattgagactgtgagccccaggtgggacaacctgatcaccttgtaacatccccagcgcttagaacagtgctttgcacatagtgcttaataaatgccatcatcatacttccctcctctaatgctgatcttctcactgtccctccatctcctctatctcgccgccgacctctcgcccccatcctgcctctggcctggaatgccctccctcctcatctgacGGACAATGCCTCTCCCGctgttcagagccttattgaaggcacacctcctccaagaagccttccctaagtccccctttcctcttctcccacttccttctgcgccgccctgacttgctccctttattcatccatcccccctcccagccccaccccacctattcattcattcaatcgtatttattgagcgcttattgtgtgcagagcactgtactaagcgcttgggaagtacaagtcggcaacatacagagacggtccctacccacttaggtccatatctgtcatttatttccactaatgtctgtctccccccaaacccaatccagactgtaagcttgtgtgggaaTACGTCTATTTATCATTGTACAGTCCTCTccctaatgctcagtacagtgctctgcacacagtaagcactctataaatacgattgatgatgataaatacaattgaatgaatgaatgaacgaatgtcacgGAGACCCAGACAGCAGCTGGTCCAGTGAGGGATCCGTCCTCAGAGTGGGagaagtgcttaagcgcttagtacagtgctctgcacatagtaagcgctcaataaatacgattgatgatgatgatgagagggtggACTGGGATGCCTGGGCCTATCCGCCCCCGCAAAGCTGGTTTCCATGCCCCCTGCCCGCTCCCCATTCCCGGCTACACTCACCTTTCCAGATCAGCGCCCCGAGCAGGAGCGGGAAGACCCCCATGGTCTGGGCCTGGTGGTCTCGCAACCccagtctttcctctcccctcggctGCAATAGCGGGGAGGCCTGACCGCGAGAAAGCACAAGGAGGCTGAGGAAGGAAGTGATTGCAGGATCCATGGAgtaccccctcccgcccccgaagAAAAAAGGCTAATTTGGGGTGTGGGGATTGCGCCAGGTGGGAGCGGACACGGtgaggagaggggtggagagatcaggagataataataatggtatttgttaagcgcttactatgtgcaaagcactgttctaagcgctggggggggggatacaaggcgatcagattgtcccacgtggggctcacaggcttaatccccattttccagatgagggaactgaggcccggagaagtgaagtgacttgcctaaagtcacacagctgacaagtggcggggtcggaatttgaacccatgacctctgactccaaagcccgggctctttccatcgagccatgctgcttctccccctctagactgtctttctcccccttcattcattcaatcgtacttattgagcgcttcctgtgtgcagagccccctcattcattcattcatatttattgagcgcttactgtgtgcagagcactggactaagcgcttgggaagtccaagttggcaacgtacagagacggtccttacccaacagcgggctcgcagtctagaaggactgtaagcttactgtgggcagggaacccatctaccaactctattagattgcaccttcccaagtgctcagtccagtgctctgcacagagtaagcgctcaatgaatatgattgatcagcGCTTGACAGATATCAAAATCACTGTCAAGGATGGAGAGCTTGGCCCAAAATCTCATCCCGACTTCGACGTCTCTAAGGGACTGCTTAAAGGAACCTAGCCCAGGGCCACTGTGAAGCCAGTCTGGAAGTcacccaggaatcaatcaattaatcaatcaatcaatcaatcatattgattgagcgcttactgtgtgcagaacactgtactaagcgcttgggaagtccaagttggcaacatctagagacagtccctacccaacagtgggctcacagtctaaaagggggagacggagagcaaaaccaaacacactaacaaaataaaataaatagaatagataggtacaagtaaaataaacaaataaataaatagaggaataaatatgtacaaacatatatacatatatacaggtgctgtggggaagggaagaaggaagggaagggaaggaagactgagccccttccttcctctccccctcgtccccgtctccatcccccccatcttacctccttcccttccccacagcacctggatatatgtatatatgtttgtacagatttattactctatttatttattttacctgtacatatctattctatttattttatcttgttagtatgtttggttttgttctctgtatcccccttctagactgtgagcccactgttgggtagggactgtctctatatgttgccaatttggacttcccaagcgcttagtacagtgctctgcacatagtaagtgctcaataaatacgattgatgatgatgatgatgatgaaggaaggaagaaatgggacAGGCCTGAgagcttgagagaagcagtgtggcttagtggaaagagtctgggcttgggactcaacaGAACctaggttttggggggtttttttatatgttaagagcttattatgggccagagactgtgctaAACgcctggtagatacaagctaatcaggttggacccaatttttgtcccacatggagatcacagtcagtaagtgcttaacaaacactgtcattattattattattattattattattattattattattattattattattgcccccattttacagatgaggtaaatgaagcacagagaatactaactgtggtacttgctaagcgcttactatgggccaagcgctgctctaagcgctggggtgcgtacaaggtaatcaggctggacacaatccatgtcccacacggggctcatagctgtaatccccattttacggatgaggcgacaggcgcagtgaagtgactcgcccaagggttctaatcctggctccaccgggttcacagtcttcatccccattttacagataagggaactgaggcacagagaataataataataataatgatggcatttgtgaagcgcttactatgtgcaaagcactgttctaagcgctggggaggttacaaggtgatcaggttgtcccacgtggggttcatccccattttacagatgagggaactgaggcacagagaataataataataatgatggcatttattaagcgcttactatgtggaaagcactgttctaagcgctggggaggttacaaggtgatcaggttgtcccacggggggctcacagtcttcatccccattttgcagatgagggaactgaggcacagagaataataataataatgatggcatttattaagcgcttactatgtgcaaagtactgttttaagcgctggggagattacaaggtaatcaggttgtcccacagggggctcccagtcttcatccccattttacagatgaggtcactgaggcacagagaagtgaagtgacttgcccgaaatcacacagctgacacgtggcggagccaggatttgaacccatgacttctgactccaaagcccgggctctttccactgagccacgctgcttctcacatactagtcccctgtactaagggccaggggacagacaaGATCATtcgtcagataataataataatgatggcatttattcagcgcttactatgtgcaaagcactgttctaagcgctggggaggttacaaggtgatcaggttgtcccacagggggctcacagtcttcatccccatttgacagatggggtaactgaggcccagagaagtgaagtgacttgcccaaagtcacccagctgacaagtggcggagcggggatttgaacccaagaccactgactccaaagcccgggctctttccactgagccacgatgcttctctaatctgatctgtgtccctgtcccacccggggctcaccgtctcagtagggaggggagaatgggtactgaatccccacgctgcagatgaaggaactgaggccgagaagaagcggcgtggctcagtggaaagagcccaggcttgggagtcagaagtcgtgggttctaatcctggctccgccacttatcagctgggtgactttgggccagtcagcttctccgggcctcagttccctcatctgtcaaatggggatgaagacggtgagccccaggtgggacaacctgattaccctgtatctaccccagcgcttggaacagtgcttggcacatagtgagtgcttaacaaataccaaataccaaatgtgagaagcagtgtggctcagtggaaagagcccgggctttggagtcagaggtcacgggttcgaatcccgactccaccacgtctgctgtgtgatcttgggcaagtcacttcacttctctgggcctcagttccctcatctgtaaaatggggattaagactgtgaaccccacacgggacaacctgatcaccctgtatcctccccagagcctagaacagtgctctgcacatagtaagcgcttaacaaatgccaacaacaaaaaaaataccGTCATCAAGtgactttgttattattattatggcatttgttaagtgcttactatgtgcagagcactgttctaagcgctggggggggatacaaggtgatcaagttgtcccacgtggggctcacagtcttcaatccccttttacagatgaggcacagagaagttaagtgacttgcccacggtcacacagcagacgtgtggcgggggcaggattcgaacccatgacctctgactccaaagcccgggctctttccactgagccacgctgcttctcacttgctgcTTCACACttgctatgggtcaaacactcctctaagtgctgggggagatacaggttttttttaatgctatttgttatgcgcttccaaggtcactcagcaggcaagtggcagatactctgactcccaaacccgggatctttccactaggccacgttgcttctgtttCTTGGGCTTGGgtattttattactatgtgccaagcactgttctaagcgctggggcagatacaaggtgatcaggttgtcccacgtggggcttacagtctttatccctattttacagatgagggaactgaggcagagaataataataataatgatgatggtatttgttaagtgcttactatatgcgaagcaccgttctaaatgctggaggggatacaaggtgatcaggttgtcccacgtggggctcacaatcttcatccctattttacagatgaggtcactgaggcacagagaataataataatgatgatggtatttgttaagcgcttactatgtgcaaagcaccgttctaagcactggggcggatacaaggtcatcaggttgtcccatgcggggctcacagtcgtaatcctcattttacagatgaggtcactgaggcacaaagaataataataacgatgacggtatttgttaagcgcttactatgtgcgaagcaccgttccaagtgctggaggggatacaaggtgatcaggttgtcccacgtggggcttacagtcttcatccctattttacagatgaggtaactgaggcactgagaataataataatgatgatggtatttgttaagcgcttactatgtgcgaagcaccgttctaagcgctgaggggggatacaaggtgatcaggttgtcccacatggggctcacagtcttaatccccattttactgatgaggtcactgaggcacagagaataataataataatgatggcatttgttaagcgcttactatatgcgaagcactgttctaagcgctgaggggggatacaaggtgatcacgttgtcccacgtggggcttacagtcttcatccctactttactgatgaggtaactgaggcaacagagaataataataatgatgatggtatttgttaagcgcttactatgtgtgaagcactgttttaagcgctgggggggggggaatacaaggtgatcaggttgtcc is part of the Tachyglossus aculeatus isolate mTacAcu1 chromosome Y4, mTacAcu1.pri, whole genome shotgun sequence genome and harbors:
- the LOC119946796 gene encoding paired immunoglobulin-like type 2 receptor beta, with protein sequence MEQDLQRGFSSFNIQRLRKSDEDVFFCSVDVVTEGKEVTYWSQEGANITFAEDTPRFLIVQPEALSAPEGGSVIISCLFVPPPGLGPLSNVRVYWRRDHFNGLVIFQAFPPATPDPDYEGRVTLVGNLEAGNASIRISGLRPLDQTTYFCYISGRLAHGREVQRQSSVGTPLTVTARSTGQLITQPGHRQALNLLNGSRLPEEAGDSGGSGLRALFFSPLDLALLLALSLTLKIGTCVAVFLKLQGGERGGPGGVSGPPDPLPAARQEPQAPRPPGPDQAEPSEGPQEVQ